The sequence CCAACTGATAGCCTAGTGAGGTTTCAATGTGTGTGCAAAGCTTGGCGAGATTTGATAAGAGACTCTATGTTCATCAAGAAACACTTAGAGCTTCGGAAGTCAAAAGGTAAAGGCTATCTTCTTTCTGTCCTGATGGACCATGATCCTGATCGGGcttttactttaatttgtGAGGAAACATTTGAGGAAGCTATGGAGATTGCTATTCCTTTCCAATCTGTTGAGATGTCCTTAATTGTAATTGGTTCTTGTAATGGTTTGTTGTGCCTCTCGGATACTGAGAGGTATGGGACGGCCTTATATTTGTGCAACCCTTCAATAAGACGATATAGGGTCATAGACCATCCAATCACTGGTGTTGTTGGATCATCAGATCCAAAAAATGATTGTGTTACTCTAGGGTTTGGATACTATGATCAGACCGATGACTACAAGATCATCAGGTTTGTAGCCCCTGGTGATGGACATGACGATGTTTTGGATCTGGGTTCCAAGTACCACAAAACTGAAGAAAATACTAAAGTTGAGGTTTATTCGTCGATCACTAACTCTTGGAAGGACGTCGTGGTGGAGAACTTCTCATGGAGCTTGTTAGATGTCAGGTCTGAACTAGTAATCTGCGACTCAGTTCATTGGAAAGCATTCTATAGAGATACCAACAAGGACGTATTGGTGATCCTCACCTTCCATCTTGGAAATGAGACGTTCGGACAGATAAGGTTACCAAATTATGAAGCCGATGGTGAGGACTTGATGGAGTACGTCGGCCTTTACAAGGGAAAActctctctatttttgtttcatcaaGTGGTTAACCCACATCCTTGGCAAGAAAACGATTGCTACTTGTGGGTCATGATGGAGTATGGAATGGAAGCTTCTTGGATTAAGATGCTCAACATTTCAGTACATCCTGGAGTTGTCAGGCCTCTTGTATTTACCAAAAacgatgaaattatatttgcaGATTCCGAACAAGACTTGGTTGTGTGTCATTTTGATAGTAACACAGCCAAAATAGTTAGGTTAGAGGAGAGGGGTTACCTTAATTTCACCAACTACATGGATAGCCTAGTTTTGCTCGAAGGCTAAAATGAAGAACGAGGAGCTTATCATGAAGGCCTTATGGTAAGTGTagtttatcaaattataatactttCTAGATATATACAGTCGATGACgtgtttgattttgaaaatttattaagtgTACGGCTCACGTACATGTTAGACCAAGGAACCTTTAGCTGATCTTTCAGCtcgtaataaattatatgaactTTACTATTTAGATCCTTTATCGATTATGTGAAATCATGTGTTTCCCAAAAATGATACCAACTACTCTTGGAAAAGTTACTATTACGCGCCAAAATTGTGAACGATGCAATTAATGTGTAACGTAGCATGCATGGGGCGTCACGTAATAGGGATTTTGGAGAATGAATCACCCTAGgttgttatgtaattaattttctagtgaagtacatatataagttttattgcaattttagttttgtaactAAGGGTGCTTTGCATTTTGatctttcaaaaattgaaacttgCAATTTggtttgttatttttgtaaatttcacAGTTTGAGGACAcgtttttttgaaaatttaaaatttattgcgAAGCCACATGTGTGAATTACACGTGTCTTCAAATTGAAGTCAGCACATAACT comes from Sesamum indicum cultivar Zhongzhi No. 13 linkage group LG10, S_indicum_v1.0, whole genome shotgun sequence and encodes:
- the LOC105172801 gene encoding F-box/kelch-repeat protein At3g06240-like gives rise to the protein MMLPTDSLVRFQCVCKAWRDLIRDSMFIKKHLELRKSKGKGYLLSVLMDHDPDRAFTLICEETFEEAMEIAIPFQSVEMSLIVIGSCNGLLCLSDTERYGTALYLCNPSIRRYRVIDHPITGVVGSSDPKNDCVTLGFGYYDQTDDYKIIRFVAPGDGHDDVLDLGSKYHKTEENTKVEVYSSITNSWKDVVVENFSWSLLDVRSELVICDSVHWKAFYRDTNKDVLVILTFHLGNETFGQIRLPNYEADGEDLMEYVGLYKGKLSLFLFHQVVNPHPWQENDCYLWVMMEYGMEASWIKMLNISVHPGVVRPLVFTKNDEIIFADSEQDLVVCHFDSNTAKIVRLEERGYLNFTNYMDSLVLLEG